From Cryobacterium sp. GrIS_2_6:
GACGATCACGTGGACGATCTCCCGGTCCCCGATCGAGCGAATGACCGACGCGGATGCGCGGGCGAGGCCCTCGAGGTCGTCAGCGGAGATCTTCGGCGAAACCACGAGGCGCTCGCGCACCTTGCTGTCGACCTGCACGATCGCCGTGACGGACTCCTCGACGAGGAGCCGCGGGTCGGCCTTGCGCCACTGGGCGAGCGCGACGCACGGCTCGTAGCCGAGGCGCTGCCACATGTCCTCCGCGGTGTACGGCGCGAAGAGGTTGAGCGCCATGGCGGTCGCCTCAGCGGCCTCCCGCACCGCGGCATCCGCCGGGCCTGCGCCCGTGTCGATGACCTTGCGGGTCGCGTTCACGAGCTCCATCAGGCGTGCGACGACGACATTGAACTTGAAGGACTCGATCAGGCCGGGCGCGTCGGCGAGGAAGCGATGCGTGACCCGGCGGAGGGCGGGGTCACCGGTCTTCCACAGCACGTCGGGCGCGCTCGTGACGTCCTTGGCCATGCGCCAGGCGCGGGCGAGGAACTTGGCCGACCCGACCGGGGAGACTTCCGCCCAGTCGATGTCGTCCTCCGGCGGGCCGGCGAAGGCCATCGTGAGGCGCACGGCGTCGACGCCGAACTGGTCGATCTCCTCGGTGAAGTAGACGAGGTTGCCCTTGCTCTTGGACATCTTGGTGCCGTCGAGGATGACCATGCCCTGGTTGAGCAGTGCGGTGAACGGCTCGGTGAACGTCACGTAGCCGAGGTCGAAGAGCACCTTGGTGATGAACCGGGCGTAGAGCAGGTGCAGGATCGCGTGCTCGACGCCGCCGACGTACTGGTCGACGGGAGCCCACTTCTCGGCTTCCTTCGGGTCGAAGGCCTGGGTGTCGTCGTTCGGGTTCAGGAACCGGAGGAAGTACCAGGAGCTGTCGACGAAGGTGTCCATCGTGTCGGCGTCGCGGCGGGCCGGGGTGCCGTCGATCGGGTTGGGTACGTTGACCCAGTCCGTGGCGCCGCCGAGCGGCGACGTGCCCTTCGGCTTGAGATCGAGGCCCTCCGTCGAGGGCAGCAGCACCGGCAGCTGGTCTTCGGGCACAGGGATCTCTGCGCCGTCCTGGCCGTGGATGATCGGGATCGGGGTGCCCCAGTAGCGCTGGCGGGAGATGAGCCAGTCGCGCAGCCGGTAGTTCTTCGCGGCCCTTCCGGTGCCGTCCTGGGTGAGCTGCTCGACGATGCGCTTGATCGCGTTGTTCTTGCTGAGGCCGGTGAGGGCTCCGGAATTGATCAGGCGGCCTTCCCCGGCCAGCGCGACACCGGTTTCCGCTGGATCGAGCGGAGTGGGGTCGAGCGGCAGTTCCTCCGTGCCGTCGATCATGCCGGGCGTGATCACGGGCAGGGTTCCGGTCAGGGGGGCCGTCGTGTCGACGACAACCCGGACGGGCAGGTCGAACTTCCGGGCGAAATCGAGGTCGCGCTGGTCGTGCGCGGGAACCGCCATCACGGCGCCATGGCCGTAGTCCGCGAAGACGTAGTCTGCGGCCCAGATCGGCAGGCGTTCGCCGTTCACGGGGTTGATCGCGAAGCGTTCGAGGAAGACGCCGGTCTTCGGCCGGTCGGTGGCCTGGCGCTCGATGTCCGTGCTCTTCTGCATCTGCACGAGGTAGTCCTGGAAGCGCTTGCGCACCTCGGGAGTGGAGTCGGCGACGAGCTCGGCGGCGAGGTCGGAGTCGGGGGCCACGACCATGAAGGTCGCGCCGAAGAGGGTGTCCGGGCGGGTCGTGAAGACGCTCACGACGGCCTCCCGGCCCTCGATGGCGAAGTCGACGTCGGCGCCGATGGAGCGGCCGATCCAGTTGCGCTGCATGTTGAGGACCTTGGCCGGCCAGGTGCCCTCGAGCTGGTTGAGGTCGTCGAGCAGGCGGTCCGCGTAGTCGGTGATCTTGAAGTACCACTGGGTGAGCTTCTTCTTGACCACGATCGCGCCGCTGCGGTCGCTCGTGCCGTCCGGCAGGACCTGCTCGTTCGCGAGCACGGTCTGGTCGATCGGGTCCCAGTTGACCCAGCTGTCCTTGCGGTAGGCGAGGCCCTTCTTGTACAGCTGCAGGAACAGCCACTGGTTCCACTTGTAGTACTCGGGGTCGCTCGTGTGCAGTTCGCGGGACCAGTCGAAGGAGGCGGCGTAGAGCTTCATGCTCTTCTTCTGCTGCGCGATGTTGTCATAGGTCCACCCGCGCGGGTCGATGCCGCGCTTGATGGCCGCGTTCTCGGCGGGAAGGCCAAAGGAGTCCCAGCCGATCGGGTGCAGCACGTTGAAGCCCTGCTGGCGCCAGTACCTGGCGACGATGTCGCCGAGCGCGTAGACCTCGGCGTGGCCCATGTGCAGGTCGCCTGAGGGATACGGGAACATGTCGAGCACGTACTTGCGCGGACGGGTGTCGTCGGGGTCGCTCGTCCGGAACGGTTCGAGCTCGTCCCAGATGGGTTGCCACTTCGCCTGGATCGCGGCGAAGTCATAGACGTCCTCGTCGATCTCTACGCCGTGTGGGGTGCGGTCGTGCTCGTGTGCCACGGGACTCTCATTCTGGTGATTCGGGCGTGAACGCTTCACAGTCCAAGCTTCTAGGTTACTCAACCCGCGCCGGTAACGAGGTCAGGGCCGATACCGAGCACGGTCAGGAGTGCCGCGGCCTTGATCCGGGTCTCCTCGACCTCCTCCGCCGCGACGGACAGGGTGGTGATTCCGCCGCCGGTTCCAATCGAGGCTCCTGCGGGATCGAGGACGATGCTGCGGATCACCATGGCGAGGTCGACGGCTCCGTCGCGGCCGAAGTAGCCGAACGCACCCGAGTAGATGCCGCGCGGACCGTCCTCGAGGCCGCGCAGCAGGCTGACGGCGCTCTGCTTGGGCACCCCCGTCATCGAACCGGCCGGAAAGCAGGACCGGACGGCATCCGTGCCCGTCAGCCCCGCGGCGAGTCGTGCCTCGACCGTACTCACGAGCTGGTGGACGTGCGCGTAGCTCTCGACGTCGAGGAGGCGCGTGACGGCGACGGTGCCGAGTTCGGCGACCCGGCCGAGGTCGTTGCGCATCAGGTCGACGATCATCAGGTTCTCGGCGCGTTCCTTGTCACTCGCGGCGAGGTCGGCGCGGAGGCGGGCATCGGTGGCGGGATCGGCGGAGCGCGGCCTGGTGCCCTTGATCGGTTTGCTCGAGAGTCTGCCGTCGGTGCTGACGGTGAGGAACTGCTCTGGCGATGCGCTCAACAGGGCGGTGTCCCCGAAGCGCAGCAGGCCGCCGTGGTGGCTCGGGCTGCCGGCCCGCAGCCGGTGGTAGGCCACGACGGGGTGCGGTCGCACGTCGACGGTGATCTCATTGGTGAGGCAGAGCTGGTATGCGTCCCCCGCGGCGATGAAGGCCTGGCAGCGTTCGATCAGGGCAGCGTAGTCGGCTCCGCCGTGCCGCCAGCGGGCGCGGGGCGGCGATCCGGGCTGCTCGGGCGCGACGTCCGCCGCAGCCACCATGCCGGCCGACGACAGCGGATGCCGCTCCGCAGGAGCACTGTCCCGTCGCGCCCGCACAGCTCGGGCCCAGTCCTCGGCAAGCCGGGCCGGCTCCCCCGGCTGCCTGCGGGCGAGCAGGGTGACAGTGCGGCTCTCGTGGTCGAAGGCGAGCATCCGGTCGACCTCGAGCAGGGCAGCGTCGGGGTAGCGCGAGGGAGGCTGCGGCACGCCGAGGGTCTGGGCGCCGAGCTCATACCCGAACCAGCCGACCCAGCCGAGGGTGAAGTCGCCTGCTCTCCTGCTGCCCGGCCCCGCCGCGTCACCGGTTGCCTCGCCGCCCGGCGGGCCGCCCGGCGCGGCGAGATCGGTGTTGAGGAAGTCGAAGACGGTGCCGATACTCGTGACGGGCGGGGTGAGCGGGTCGCCGGGAACAGTCACGGTCACGGTGCCATCCATTACCGAGGCGGTCACGAAGCGGGAGCGTTCGGTCGGCCCGGCAAGATAGCTGAAGCCGGCCCTCGCTCCGGGGCCGGCGTCGAGCCAGATCGCGTGGGCACTGTCCCGGTAGAGCGCCTCGAAGGCGTCTGCCGGGTCCCACCAGCCGTCGAGCTCCCATCGTAAGTCTTCGCCCCGGCCGGGACGGCGACAGAGACGAAAGGATGCGGACACGCCCCTAGCCTAGGAGCCTGCTGATCTGTCTGGGCGCTGATGGCGACCCGTCCCGCTGTTAAACGGTTCTGACCGGGTTATCCACAGGTGATTTGCGGGGTGGCGGAGACCGGTGGAATGTCGGTGGTCCTCCGTAGAGTGACCGGTATGACAGCTGAAGAACCCTCAGAAGTTCACGCGGAAAGCACGGTGGAAAACACGGCGGAACCCCCGCCCGGGACCCCGCCCGACAACCCTCCCGAGACTTACCTCAACCCCCGGCACCTCAGTCTCGTGGAGCCGTCCCTGCCCGAGGTGTATGACGCGATCCGGGAGGCGGACCGGGAAATGAACCGGGCCGCCGCGAAGCGGGCCGCTGCGATCTATGCCGCGCAGCGGGTGCTGGCCGATGTCGGCCGGGCCCGGGCGGAAGCCGCAGAACGCGCCGGTGGGCCACGAATGCCGTGGTCGCCGGAAGAAGCCACGAAGGAGGAGTTCACCTGCGAGGTCGGCGCCCTGCTCCGGCTCCCGCGGCGCACGGCGGAGACCCTGATCGAAGCCAGCCGCACCCTCGCCGAGGACCTCCCCGCAACACGGGACGCCTTGACCCGCGGGGCGATCAGTTACCGGCACGCGCAGGTGATCATGGAACAGGCCTGGGGCATCCGAATGGATGATGACCCGGTGGCGGCCGCGCGGGCCCGCGCCGTGTTCGAGGACGTCCTCGTGCCCGACGCGGAAGTGCTCACCGTCGCGAAGCTCGCCGACCGGCCCGGCGGGTGCGGGAACGCACCCACCCGGAAACCATCACCGCGAGGCACCAGAAGAGTGTCGAAGACCGGCACGTCGTGTTCCAGGCCCTCAACGACGGAATGGCCTCCCTGTACCTGACCGGGGACGCGGAGAAGGTGCAGGCGGCCTACCACCGCACCCTCGACACGGCGCTCTCCCTGCAGGGCCCGGAGGAAACCCGCACGCTGACCCAGCTGGCGGCAGACGTCCTCACCGACGTCCTGATCGGCGGGGTCACCCCGGACGGTCTCGGTGCCGGGGTGGCCGCGCAGGTCAACGTCACCGTTCCGGTGCTGACCCTGCTGGGGAAGAGCGAGGAACCCGGGTACCTGGCCGGGTACGGACCCATCGACCCCGACACCGCGAGGCGTCTCGCCGCCGGGGCGCCGAGCTTCACCCGGCTACTCACCCACCCGGAAACCGGCGTCGTGCTCTCGATGGGACGCGACACCTACAAACCACCCGCCGCGCTCAAGAAATGGCTCGAGGTGCGGGATGAAACCTGCACCTTCCCGGGCTGCCGCCGCTCCGCCAAACGGTCCGACCTCGACCACAGCATCGAGTGGCAGCACGGCGGGGAGACCGACGCGATGAACCTCGCCCATCTCTGCCCGTATCACCACGCGGTGAAGAGCTACACGAGGTGGTCGCCGAAGCACCTCGGCGACGGCCGCATCGAATGGACGTCCCCGGCCGGGTACAGCTACATCGTGGAACCCTCAGCGGACATGAGACCACCCCGACATCCCACGCCCGTACCCAAACCGCCGGCCCCGTTCGTGGATGTCTGGACCCTCGACCCCACACCCGAAGACCCCGACGACCCGACACCGTTCTAGCAGGGACCTCCGGCGATCTCCGGAACAAACAGGTTGAGGCCAGCGGGGTCCCGCGGGCAGAGTCAGGCGCGTCGGGTCACCCGGCAAGTCAGGCGGGCATGGTCACGCGGGCAAGATCAGGCGCGCAGCGTCAGGCGGGAAGGGTCACCCGTGCGGTGATGAGCTCGTCGGGCACCGGGGTGTGCGAGATGAGCAGGACGGCCCTGCCGTCCTCTGCCGCCGTCGCGAGGATGTCCCGCACGAGACGGTCACCCTGTGCCTCGTCCACGTTCGCGGTGGGTTCGTCGACGACGAGCACGGGGAAGTCCGCCAGGAGCGCCCTGGCAAGGGCGATCCGCTGGGCCTGGCCGCCGGAGACGAGGGCGCCGCGTTCGCCGACCCTCGCGTCCAGTCCTCCGCGCTGTGCGGTCCAGTCGCCGAGGCCGACCCGATCGAGCACGGCGAGCAGGTCGTCGTCGCTCGCGGTTTCCCTGGCGAACAGCAGGTTCTGGCGGATGCTGTCGTCGAAGAGCCAGGGTTGTTGCTCGCACAGTCCGACTGCGCGGCGCACGGCGGAGGGCGCGAGCGTGTTCGCCTCGACGCCGTCGAGCGTGTACGAACCGGTGTAGTCGAGGAAACGGACGAGCACCTGCGCAAGCGTGGTCTTGCCAGCGCCGCTCGGGCCGGCGAGGTGGACGCGTTCACCGGGGCCGAGGCGGAGGGTCACGCCGGAGACGCCGGGCTCCGTGGCGCCGGGCCAGGAGGCGCCGACCCCGCTCAGCAGCAACGCAGGCTGCGCGGAGATGGCGGATGCGACGGCGTCCTGCCCGGAATCGGCGTCGTTCTCGATCGGGATCTCCCGCGGGACCGTGGTGGGTACGGCATCCGCAACACGTTGGGCGCTCGATCGCACCTGGCGCCAGGCGCCGAGGGCGGCCGGCACGACGGCGAAGATCTCGAAGACCGCCATCGGAACGAGCACGATCACGGCGAAATCGGGCCCGGGCAGGCTGCCGCCCGAGAGCCCGCCGAACCCGGCGAGCAACGCGACGACGGTCGCGGCACCCGCGAAAAGGGAGAGCACGGCGCCCTGGATGCCGACGCCGACGGATCGGCGCAGGGTCGCCCGGCGCAGCCGGTCGTCGGCGCCGACCAGCCCTTCCAGACGGGAATCGAGCACTCCGAACGCCGTGAGCACGTCGA
This genomic window contains:
- a CDS encoding DUF222 domain-containing protein, encoding MRERTHPETITARHQKSVEDRHVVFQALNDGMASLYLTGDAEKVQAAYHRTLDTALSLQGPEETRTLTQLAADVLTDVLIGGVTPDGLGAGVAAQVNVTVPVLTLLGKSEEPGYLAGYGPIDPDTARRLAAGAPSFTRLLTHPETGVVLSMGRDTYKPPAALKKWLEVRDETCTFPGCRRSAKRSDLDHSIEWQHGGETDAMNLAHLCPYHHAVKSYTRWSPKHLGDGRIEWTSPAGYSYIVEPSADMRPPRHPTPVPKPPAPFVDVWTLDPTPEDPDDPTPF
- the leuS gene encoding leucine--tRNA ligase, with product MAHEHDRTPHGVEIDEDVYDFAAIQAKWQPIWDELEPFRTSDPDDTRPRKYVLDMFPYPSGDLHMGHAEVYALGDIVARYWRQQGFNVLHPIGWDSFGLPAENAAIKRGIDPRGWTYDNIAQQKKSMKLYAASFDWSRELHTSDPEYYKWNQWLFLQLYKKGLAYRKDSWVNWDPIDQTVLANEQVLPDGTSDRSGAIVVKKKLTQWYFKITDYADRLLDDLNQLEGTWPAKVLNMQRNWIGRSIGADVDFAIEGREAVVSVFTTRPDTLFGATFMVVAPDSDLAAELVADSTPEVRKRFQDYLVQMQKSTDIERQATDRPKTGVFLERFAINPVNGERLPIWAADYVFADYGHGAVMAVPAHDQRDLDFARKFDLPVRVVVDTTAPLTGTLPVITPGMIDGTEELPLDPTPLDPAETGVALAGEGRLINSGALTGLSKNNAIKRIVEQLTQDGTGRAAKNYRLRDWLISRQRYWGTPIPIIHGQDGAEIPVPEDQLPVLLPSTEGLDLKPKGTSPLGGATDWVNVPNPIDGTPARRDADTMDTFVDSSWYFLRFLNPNDDTQAFDPKEAEKWAPVDQYVGGVEHAILHLLYARFITKVLFDLGYVTFTEPFTALLNQGMVILDGTKMSKSKGNLVYFTEEIDQFGVDAVRLTMAFAGPPEDDIDWAEVSPVGSAKFLARAWRMAKDVTSAPDVLWKTGDPALRRVTHRFLADAPGLIESFKFNVVVARLMELVNATRKVIDTGAGPADAAVREAAEATAMALNLFAPYTAEDMWQRLGYEPCVALAQWRKADPRLLVEESVTAIVQVDSKVRERLVVSPKISADDLEGLARASASVIRSIGDREIVHVIVRAPKLVSIVTKPV
- a CDS encoding anthranilate synthase component I family protein → MSASFRLCRRPGRGEDLRWELDGWWDPADAFEALYRDSAHAIWLDAGPGARAGFSYLAGPTERSRFVTASVMDGTVTVTVPGDPLTPPVTSIGTVFDFLNTDLAAPGGPPGGEATGDAAGPGSRRAGDFTLGWVGWFGYELGAQTLGVPQPPSRYPDAALLEVDRMLAFDHESRTVTLLARRQPGEPARLAEDWARAVRARRDSAPAERHPLSSAGMVAAADVAPEQPGSPPRARWRHGGADYAALIERCQAFIAAGDAYQLCLTNEITVDVRPHPVVAYHRLRAGSPSHHGGLLRFGDTALLSASPEQFLTVSTDGRLSSKPIKGTRPRSADPATDARLRADLAASDKERAENLMIVDLMRNDLGRVAELGTVAVTRLLDVESYAHVHQLVSTVEARLAAGLTGTDAVRSCFPAGSMTGVPKQSAVSLLRGLEDGPRGIYSGAFGYFGRDGAVDLAMVIRSIVLDPAGASIGTGGGITTLSVAAEEVEETRIKAAALLTVLGIGPDLVTGAG
- the cydC gene encoding thiol reductant ABC exporter subunit CydC, whose protein sequence is MSEFLPPARVRAILRLAQPSARLFLPGLAAGVASALSAVALLATSAWLITRAAEQPPILYLSMAIVGVRAFALGRSAFRYLDRLTSHDAAFRQLAALRVGVFERILPLAPAGLANTRRGDLLTRLVRDVDDLQDFPLRVVQPLATAGVLTVVSVLGVWLLSPLAALGLALCLVLAGVLGTAASGSVAAGSERELAPLRGDLADRVLELVENIDVLTAFGVLDSRLEGLVGADDRLRRATLRRSVGVGIQGAVLSLFAGAATVVALLAGFGGLSGGSLPGPDFAVIVLVPMAVFEIFAVVPAALGAWRQVRSSAQRVADAVPTTVPREIPIENDADSGQDAVASAISAQPALLLSGVGASWPGATEPGVSGVTLRLGPGERVHLAGPSGAGKTTLAQVLVRFLDYTGSYTLDGVEANTLAPSAVRRAVGLCEQQPWLFDDSIRQNLLFARETASDDDLLAVLDRVGLGDWTAQRGGLDARVGERGALVSGGQAQRIALARALLADFPVLVVDEPTANVDEAQGDRLVRDILATAAEDGRAVLLISHTPVPDELITARVTLPA